The nucleotide sequence ATGAGGGAGAGCCATTCCCAGGAGGGTGAGAAAAGGGAGGAGGGCGTTCCGCAAGGCATGCTTGAAGAAAACGGTTTTTTCAGGAAGACCCTTCGCTCTGGCCACCAAAATAAAGTCAAAGGCAAGCACCTCCAGCAAACTGGCCCGGAGGAACCTGGTGTACCAGGGCGCGGTAGTAAGGGCAAGCACGAGAGCCGGTAAAACCAAATGATGCAAAAACTCCAAAAAGGAAAAGGTGGTTGCCCGGCTCGAAGCGGTTCCGCACACAGGAAGGATGTTCAACTTAAGGGAAAAAATATAAATAAGGATGAGGGCAAGCCAGAAATTGGGCGTGGAGTAAAGGGCGAAACTGAGAGTTGTACAGGCGTGGTCAAAAAGGGACCCCCGCTTTTTAGCAGAAGCCACCCCCAGGTAAATGCTGACAGCAATAATGATCAGGTAGCCTGTGCCCATGAGCGCCAGGGTGGCCGGCAGGCGCTCCCCGATGACATGGAGGGCAGGCCGGCCCGTAAGGTGGGAGGTGCCTAAATCTCCCCGCAGCAGGCGGCCCAACCAGACAAAGTACTGGACAGGCAAGGGTTTGTCCAGCCCCCAGGAAGCCCGGAGCTTCGCCCGATCTTCCGGTGTCAGCAGGCCTGCTTCTTCCTTGCCCAGGTAGAGCTCGACGGGGTCAATGGGAGACAGATGAATGATTAGAAAAGCCAGGATGCTGATCCCGAAAAGGAGGGGGAGAAGCTGGCTCCCCCTCCTTAAAAGATAACTGCCTAAACCCATTGCCCGCTTTTCTCCCTCTTCCTCATTTCTCCAGCCTCCATTCTTCCAGGTTCCACCAGAGGCCCTCGGTCATGTAGCCGCTGTGGCCCTCGGGCTGGATTTTGATTCCTTCAACCCTTGTGCTGCAGGCATAGGTGTGGTCGATATAAGCAATGAAGATCATCGGCTGATCCTCGGCCAGGATTTGTTGCAGCTCCCCGTAGATTTTCCGGCGCTCCTCTTTATCCATGGTCGCCCGGCCCTTTTCAAGAAGCTCGTCAACCATTTCGTTCTGGTAGCAGGCGGGATTCCACCAGCCCTGGCCGATAAACTGCGAGTGCCAGATGGGATACTGGTCATCGGGATCATAAACAGTTGCCCAGAAAAAGAGAGTGGCATCATTATACATCCTGGGTTTAATCTGCTCCCAGCTCAGGCCGGCCAGCTCCACATCGACGCCGACCTTTTTCAGATCTGTTCTCACGGCGGTGCAGATATCCTTGCGCAGGACATCGTCTGCAGCATACATTAGGGTGAAGCGGAGAGGCTTTCCGTTTTTATCCAGAATTCCGTCGCCGTCGGTGTCCTTCCAGCCGGAGGCAGCCAGCAGGGCCTTTGCTTTTTCCAGGTTCAAGCTATAACTTTCGACCTGGGGGTTGTAGGCCCAGTGGTTGCTCCGGAAGGGGATGCTGGTGGGCTCCCCTTTGCCCTCGAGAATCTTATCAACAATGGTTCGTTTATCGATGGCATAAGCAAGGGCCTGCCGGAGATTTCGATCCTGGAAGAGCGGGTTTTCATAAGGAAGGCCAATACCACACCACTCGCCTGTGGGAACAGTAACCACCTGAATATTTTGGCTTTGAGCCTTTGCGGCCAGCTTGGGAGGCAAGAAAGCCACATCGACCTCCCCTTTGGTCAGCTGGAGGAGGCGGGTGTTTTCATCTGGAATAAAGGAAACCACAACCCTGTCGATCTCCGGCTTCCCCAGGAAGTAATCAGGGTTTGCCTCCATGACCAGCCTCTCTCCCTTTTTCCACTCCACGAATTTAAAAGGACCTGTGCCCACAGGATGTTGGTTAAAATCTGCGGTCTTGATATCTTTCCCTTCCAGAAGATGCCTGGGCACAATACCAACGACCAGTCTTTCCAGGAACGGGGCGTAAGGCCTCGAGAGCTGGATCCTCAACGTGTGAGCATCAACAACGACAATGCTGTCAACAAACTCGAAGCTGGGCTTGAGGGGAGAGGCCACCTCGGGATCGAGGATCTTCTCGTAGGTGAACTTCACGTCCCCGGCAGTAAACTCCTTCCCGTCATGCCACTTCACTCCTTTACGCAGGTAAAAGGTGTAGGTCTTCCCATCAGGGGAAATTTCCCAAGATTCAGCAAGGTCTGGAACTACATTGAGGTTTTCGTCAAATTTTACCAGCCCATTGAAGAACTTGGAGCCCCCGTACTTGCCATAGCCCATGATGGGGTTCAAATTATCGCCCTCGTACTTGGGAGCAATCACCAGGATGTTTTCCCTGGCTGGTGGGGTAGATGCCGGCTGCTGCTTTCCGCAGCCTGCCAAGATGATGCCCGCCACCAGCACCAGCACCATACCGCTCACTGGAAACAATCTTTTCCAGAGTCTCATCACTCGCCCTCCCTTGCTCTTAACTAAACTTCGAGTCATCCTGCTCCGACCATGGGGTTAACCGCCTCCTCCGTCCATCACCCCCTCATCCAACGCCTAACTGCC is from Bacillota bacterium and encodes:
- a CDS encoding ABC transporter substrate-binding protein, which produces MRLWKRLFPVSGMVLVLVAGIILAGCGKQQPASTPPARENILVIAPKYEGDNLNPIMGYGKYGGSKFFNGLVKFDENLNVVPDLAESWEISPDGKTYTFYLRKGVKWHDGKEFTAGDVKFTYEKILDPEVASPLKPSFEFVDSIVVVDAHTLRIQLSRPYAPFLERLVVGIVPRHLLEGKDIKTADFNQHPVGTGPFKFVEWKKGERLVMEANPDYFLGKPEIDRVVVSFIPDENTRLLQLTKGEVDVAFLPPKLAAKAQSQNIQVVTVPTGEWCGIGLPYENPLFQDRNLRQALAYAIDKRTIVDKILEGKGEPTSIPFRSNHWAYNPQVESYSLNLEKAKALLAASGWKDTDGDGILDKNGKPLRFTLMYAADDVLRKDICTAVRTDLKKVGVDVELAGLSWEQIKPRMYNDATLFFWATVYDPDDQYPIWHSQFIGQGWWNPACYQNEMVDELLEKGRATMDKEERRKIYGELQQILAEDQPMIFIAYIDHTYACSTRVEGIKIQPEGHSGYMTEGLWWNLEEWRLEK
- a CDS encoding ABC transporter permease, producing the protein MGLGSYLLRRGSQLLPLLFGISILAFLIIHLSPIDPVELYLGKEEAGLLTPEDRAKLRASWGLDKPLPVQYFVWLGRLLRGDLGTSHLTGRPALHVIGERLPATLALMGTGYLIIIAVSIYLGVASAKKRGSLFDHACTTLSFALYSTPNFWLALILIYIFSLKLNILPVCGTASSRATTFSFLEFLHHLVLPALVLALTTAPWYTRFLRASLLEVLAFDFILVARAKGLPEKTVFFKHALRNALLPFLTLLGMALPHLVGGSVVIETIFAWPGVGRLLVESALRADYPVLMGLIFLLSIFVLLGNLLADLAYAVVDPRIRYGGES